The sequence GCCGTGCCGTGCCCGATCTCGTCGCCCAGGCTGCTCACGGCCCGCAGCGCACACACGACGCGGCGGCCGCTCACCTCCTGCAAGGTGGCCGTGACCGTGACTTCCATGCCGGGCAGCGCCGAGCCGGTATGAAAGGTTTCCACCTGAATCCCGATGCTGTCTTCGCCCGGCTCCAAGAAGGGCAGCAGCAGCTTGCGCCCGGCTTCCTCGAAGTGCTTGGCAAGGGTGTAGGTGGAGTAGACCGGGTGCAGCGGTCCCAACTCGGTAAAGTTCACGGTCATGTCGTCGGTCACGGTGATGGTCAGGGTTTCGCTGTGGTTCTCGGGAATGGGACGCATACCGCTTCAGGCTAGCAGGGGCAACCCTAAACGGCCTGTGAGTGCGTCCGGGCGCCCCCCGGCAGCAGGGACGTTTAGACTGTGAGACAAGATGCTCACTGTTCCCCAAACTGCTCTGCTGGTGCGCGAGGCGGCCACGTCCTTCGGCAAGGACAATGCTCCGCGCCTGGCCGCCGCCCTGACGTACTTCACGATTTTTGCGCTGGTGCCGCTGCTGATTCTGGCCATCACCTTCCTGACCAGCCTGCTGGCCGACCCCGGTGTGCAGCAGCGCATCGTGGAATTTCTGTCCAGCAACTTCGGCGCCGACGTGGGCAATGCCCTGCAGACCATGATTGACAATCAGGACGACAAGGTGGACCTCAGCCGCGGTATCACGGCTGGCGCCTTGATCGGTCTGGCGACGCTGGCGTGGGGCGCCACCAACCTGTTCGTGCAGCTGCAGGCCTCGCTCAACGAACTGTGGAACGTGCCGCCTGAAGCCACTGGCGGCTTTGCCGGGCAGCTGAAGACCCGCGGCAAGGGCCTGCTGATGGTGTTGGGCTTCGGCGTCGTGATGCTGCTGTTTTTCGGCCTGAATACCTACATGTCGGCCATCGCGCAGCAGCTGGGCGAGGCCTGGGGCGCCGGCGCCTTCTTGGCCCGGCTAGGCACCCTGCTGCTGGGTTCGCTGCTGCTGACCGGGGTGTTCGCCGTCATCTACCGGGTGCTGCCCAACGTGCGGCTGCAGTGGCGCGACGTCCTGGTGGGCGCGGCCATTACGGCGGTGCTGTTTTCCATCTTGCAGGTCATCATCAGCTGGTACTTCGCCAACTTTGCGCCGGGCAGCGCGTTCGGCGCCTACTCGTCCATCATCTTGCTGCTGCTGTGGATCTACTACAACTCCATGATTCTGTTTTTCGGCGCCGAGCTGACCTATGCCTACGCCAAGCACTTCGGGTCCAGCGAGGCCAGCCTGAGTGCCCAGATCAAGGAAGAAGGCTACCTGACCTCCCGCGAAGCCCGCGCCATTGCCTACGCCGCCGAAACCGGCGGAGCGCTGAGCCCGCAGCAGCGCCAGCGGGCCTGGCAGCGCACCACCCGCATGGACCACCCCCACTCGATGCTGACCATGCAGCAGAGTGCGCCCAAAGCGCTGCTGCCCAGCGTATTCGGTGCTCTGTGGAACGCGCTGGTGGCGGTCCTGGCCGTGCCGGCCCTGCTGCTTGCCAAGGCGCTGGGCCTGGGCGGCAAGAAGCAGGTCGTCCAAAAGCGCGTGACCGTGCATACCGACAAGGGCACCCTGTACACCAAGCGGCGCTAAGTGCCAGCGCTAGATTGACCCAGCTCACCTGGGACCAGAGCGGCCTGACGGGGCCGCTTTTCGCTGTGCTGCTTTCCCCTGTGCTGCTTCCCGCTGTGCTGCGGGTGGCGGAAGGGGAATGAGGGCGGACCAGCTAGGGGTCCGTGGCAGGATAGGGAACATGACTGCCGAGCTGCCTGCCCGCACACAAGCTGCCCGTCCGCCCCGCTTCCAGCCGGCCAACCCGGCGCGGCCCACCATCCTGGTCGCCAACGACGACGGCATCTTCTCGCCGGGGATCAAGGCGCTGGGGCTGGCCCTGGCCGAGGTCGGCAACGTGTTCGTGGTGGCCCCGGACGTGGAACAGTCG is a genomic window of Deinococcus proteolyticus MRP containing:
- a CDS encoding thioesterase family protein, which produces MRPIPENHSETLTITVTDDMTVNFTELGPLHPVYSTYTLAKHFEEAGRKLLLPFLEPGEDSIGIQVETFHTGSALPGMEVTVTATLQEVSGRRVVCALRAVSSLGDEIGHGTASQLVLPEEKIRAGFEALRERFAASRQPS
- a CDS encoding YihY/virulence factor BrkB family protein; the protein is MLTVPQTALLVREAATSFGKDNAPRLAAALTYFTIFALVPLLILAITFLTSLLADPGVQQRIVEFLSSNFGADVGNALQTMIDNQDDKVDLSRGITAGALIGLATLAWGATNLFVQLQASLNELWNVPPEATGGFAGQLKTRGKGLLMVLGFGVVMLLFFGLNTYMSAIAQQLGEAWGAGAFLARLGTLLLGSLLLTGVFAVIYRVLPNVRLQWRDVLVGAAITAVLFSILQVIISWYFANFAPGSAFGAYSSIILLLLWIYYNSMILFFGAELTYAYAKHFGSSEASLSAQIKEEGYLTSREARAIAYAAETGGALSPQQRQRAWQRTTRMDHPHSMLTMQQSAPKALLPSVFGALWNALVAVLAVPALLLAKALGLGGKKQVVQKRVTVHTDKGTLYTKRR